A region of Spodoptera frugiperda isolate SF20-4 chromosome 26, AGI-APGP_CSIRO_Sfru_2.0, whole genome shotgun sequence DNA encodes the following proteins:
- the LOC118264804 gene encoding BAG domain-containing protein Samui isoform X1, which produces MESPVVLDKPPEYHGGERGFPFDEEEGSGAWSELASRHPDIAARLRQRPATWARKRRPSSQDATDDFGDSFGGFDRFPFDDIPPEFREHFPSHWNRRFGPRDEHPPPQQTQQHAPQSPPAQQQTAATQTEQEPQPGPSEPESQTHLPQYGLRNTVDLGQKSPADPSLVDADDRNQRSMSAPPDSSAPPNQSFKMSGQNHQEQHAPQHGEQHSNVRHIPIFVEGRDEPVINKSVDHGTHFGDSKPAYVPPPPQPHIDREQYFADDGSVPYHHPPNFTRAFGTPFNKGFRQGPQPFTQQKVYPQAAYTRGASPQRSQSPKPQAHPHPHEEHFVKVPVHHEQTAPKTETPSRPQQRQAPAPQQKQPSPQPAPQREQTPPQPKPQPTANDPITQILRIQTDVLNLMTEVENFGGTKNDKKYLFLDEMLTRNLIKLDTIETEGKENIRQARKEAIKCIQKCIAVLEAKAESNAGVKNEPQPSDVEMKEENTEAQQAAEQVTENGEVEMKEATKEEGQQQAQTEQPAQVAPAAQEAQAEKPQEVPAEAKAQDEQPQAAPADNKEATQTVAADTRPDDTPTEKTDETKTEQAEGPKKEGKVVKKRNKSKENKKDNKQEDSNKEDKVEEKKESLDIMQVDDKGDKSEQVMEVDGAASQ; this is translated from the exons ATGGAATCGCCTGTTGTATTGGATAAACCACCGGAATACCATGGCGGTGAA CGTGGTTTCCCGTTTGACGAGGAGGAAGGGTCGGGCGCGTGGAGCGAGCTTGCGTCGCGGCATCCCGACATAGCGGCGCGACTGCGGCAGCGTCCCGCCACCTGGGCCAGAAAGAGGCGGCCTTCGAGCCAGGACGCTACAGACG ATTTCGGCGACAGTTTTGGTGGCTTCGACAGATTTCCCTTTGACGACATCCCGCCAGAGTTCAGAGAACATTTTCCCTCACATTGGAATCGCAGATTTGGTCCTCGTGACGAGCACCCGCCGCCGCAACAGACACAGCAACACGCGCCACAATCTCCACCGGCGCAGCAACAGACTGCAGCCACACAGACTGAACAGGAACCTCAACCAGGACCTTCAGAACCTGAATCACAGACGCACCTCCCACAATACGGATTAAGGAACACAGTTGACCTCGGTCAGAAGAGCCCCGCCGACCCTAGCTTGGTCGATGCGGACGACAGAAACCAGAGGTCTATGTCAGCGCCTCCAGACAGTAGCGCACCTCCTAACCAAAGCTTCAAAATGAGTGGACAGAACCACCAGGAACAACACGCGCCACAGCACGGAGAGCAACACTCTAATGTGCGACACATACCCATCTTTGTGGAGGGCAGGGACGAGCCCGTGATCAACAAATCGGTCGATCACGGCACACACTTCGGAGATAGCAAGCCCGCATACGTGCCGCCGCCACCGCAGCCACACATTGACAGAGAACAGTATTTCGCTGATGATGGTTCAGTTCCCTACCATCATCCACCTAACTTCACGAGGGCTTTTGGAACGCCTTTCAACAAAGGATTTAGGCAGGGACCGCAACCATTCACACAGCAAAAAGTGTACCCGCAAGCCGCGTATACCCGCGGTGCGTCCCCTCAGCGTTCTCAATCACCAAAACCCCAAGCACACCCACATCCGCATGAAGAACATTTTGTGAAAGTGCCAGTGCACCATGAACAGACTGCGCCTAAGACTGAAACTCCGTCCAGGCCCCAACAGAGGCAGGCCCCGGCCCCGCAACAGAAGCAACCGTCGCCGCAACCTGCGCCACAGCGCGAGCAAACTCCGCCTCAGCCCAAACCACAACCCACAGCCAATGATCCCATCACACAAATTCTCCGCATACAAACTGATGTACTAAATCTTATGACTGAAGTTGAAAACTTCGGTGGTACCAAAAATGATAAGAAATATTTGTTCCTAGATGAAATGCTTACTAGGAATCTCATTAAATTAGATACTATTGAAACCGAAGGTAAAGAAAATATTCGGCAGGCTAGAAAGGAGGCCATCAAATGTATCCAAAAATGTATAGCTGTATTAGAAGCCAAAGCAGAAAGTAACGCGGGCGTTAAGAATGAACCTCAGCCTTCAGATGTAGAAATGAAGGAAGAGAACACAGAAGCACAACAGGCAGCTGAACAGGTGACAGAAAACGGCGAGGTTGAAATGAAGGAAGCCACCAAAGAAGAAGGCCAACAACAGGCACAAACTGAGCAGCCTGCACAAGTAGCCCCCGCGGCACAGGAAGCTCAGGCTGAGAAACCGCAGGAGGTACCTGCAGAGGCAAAGGCCCAAGACGAGCAACCTCAAGCGGCGCCAGCCGACAATAAAGAGGCCACACAGACAGTAGCTGCCGACACACGACCCGACGACACGCCTACCGAAAAAACAGACGAAACAAAAACTGAACAAGCAGAAGGTCCCAAAAAGGAGGGCAAAGTTGTAAAGAAACGGAATAAgagtaaagaaaataagaaagatAATAAGCAAGAAGATAGTAATAAGGAAGATAAAGTGGAGGAGAAGAAAGAAAGCTTAGATATAATGCAAGTGGACGATAAAGGTGATAAGTCGGAGCAGGTGATGGAAGTAGATGGTGCTGCTAGTCAATAA
- the LOC118264804 gene encoding BAG domain-containing protein Samui isoform X2: protein MSPFRNINPGKQPRNNFRGFPFDEEEGSGAWSELASRHPDIAARLRQRPATWARKRRPSSQDATDDFGDSFGGFDRFPFDDIPPEFREHFPSHWNRRFGPRDEHPPPQQTQQHAPQSPPAQQQTAATQTEQEPQPGPSEPESQTHLPQYGLRNTVDLGQKSPADPSLVDADDRNQRSMSAPPDSSAPPNQSFKMSGQNHQEQHAPQHGEQHSNVRHIPIFVEGRDEPVINKSVDHGTHFGDSKPAYVPPPPQPHIDREQYFADDGSVPYHHPPNFTRAFGTPFNKGFRQGPQPFTQQKVYPQAAYTRGASPQRSQSPKPQAHPHPHEEHFVKVPVHHEQTAPKTETPSRPQQRQAPAPQQKQPSPQPAPQREQTPPQPKPQPTANDPITQILRIQTDVLNLMTEVENFGGTKNDKKYLFLDEMLTRNLIKLDTIETEGKENIRQARKEAIKCIQKCIAVLEAKAESNAGVKNEPQPSDVEMKEENTEAQQAAEQVTENGEVEMKEATKEEGQQQAQTEQPAQVAPAAQEAQAEKPQEVPAEAKAQDEQPQAAPADNKEATQTVAADTRPDDTPTEKTDETKTEQAEGPKKEGKVVKKRNKSKENKKDNKQEDSNKEDKVEEKKESLDIMQVDDKGDKSEQVMEVDGAASQ, encoded by the exons CGTGGTTTCCCGTTTGACGAGGAGGAAGGGTCGGGCGCGTGGAGCGAGCTTGCGTCGCGGCATCCCGACATAGCGGCGCGACTGCGGCAGCGTCCCGCCACCTGGGCCAGAAAGAGGCGGCCTTCGAGCCAGGACGCTACAGACG ATTTCGGCGACAGTTTTGGTGGCTTCGACAGATTTCCCTTTGACGACATCCCGCCAGAGTTCAGAGAACATTTTCCCTCACATTGGAATCGCAGATTTGGTCCTCGTGACGAGCACCCGCCGCCGCAACAGACACAGCAACACGCGCCACAATCTCCACCGGCGCAGCAACAGACTGCAGCCACACAGACTGAACAGGAACCTCAACCAGGACCTTCAGAACCTGAATCACAGACGCACCTCCCACAATACGGATTAAGGAACACAGTTGACCTCGGTCAGAAGAGCCCCGCCGACCCTAGCTTGGTCGATGCGGACGACAGAAACCAGAGGTCTATGTCAGCGCCTCCAGACAGTAGCGCACCTCCTAACCAAAGCTTCAAAATGAGTGGACAGAACCACCAGGAACAACACGCGCCACAGCACGGAGAGCAACACTCTAATGTGCGACACATACCCATCTTTGTGGAGGGCAGGGACGAGCCCGTGATCAACAAATCGGTCGATCACGGCACACACTTCGGAGATAGCAAGCCCGCATACGTGCCGCCGCCACCGCAGCCACACATTGACAGAGAACAGTATTTCGCTGATGATGGTTCAGTTCCCTACCATCATCCACCTAACTTCACGAGGGCTTTTGGAACGCCTTTCAACAAAGGATTTAGGCAGGGACCGCAACCATTCACACAGCAAAAAGTGTACCCGCAAGCCGCGTATACCCGCGGTGCGTCCCCTCAGCGTTCTCAATCACCAAAACCCCAAGCACACCCACATCCGCATGAAGAACATTTTGTGAAAGTGCCAGTGCACCATGAACAGACTGCGCCTAAGACTGAAACTCCGTCCAGGCCCCAACAGAGGCAGGCCCCGGCCCCGCAACAGAAGCAACCGTCGCCGCAACCTGCGCCACAGCGCGAGCAAACTCCGCCTCAGCCCAAACCACAACCCACAGCCAATGATCCCATCACACAAATTCTCCGCATACAAACTGATGTACTAAATCTTATGACTGAAGTTGAAAACTTCGGTGGTACCAAAAATGATAAGAAATATTTGTTCCTAGATGAAATGCTTACTAGGAATCTCATTAAATTAGATACTATTGAAACCGAAGGTAAAGAAAATATTCGGCAGGCTAGAAAGGAGGCCATCAAATGTATCCAAAAATGTATAGCTGTATTAGAAGCCAAAGCAGAAAGTAACGCGGGCGTTAAGAATGAACCTCAGCCTTCAGATGTAGAAATGAAGGAAGAGAACACAGAAGCACAACAGGCAGCTGAACAGGTGACAGAAAACGGCGAGGTTGAAATGAAGGAAGCCACCAAAGAAGAAGGCCAACAACAGGCACAAACTGAGCAGCCTGCACAAGTAGCCCCCGCGGCACAGGAAGCTCAGGCTGAGAAACCGCAGGAGGTACCTGCAGAGGCAAAGGCCCAAGACGAGCAACCTCAAGCGGCGCCAGCCGACAATAAAGAGGCCACACAGACAGTAGCTGCCGACACACGACCCGACGACACGCCTACCGAAAAAACAGACGAAACAAAAACTGAACAAGCAGAAGGTCCCAAAAAGGAGGGCAAAGTTGTAAAGAAACGGAATAAgagtaaagaaaataagaaagatAATAAGCAAGAAGATAGTAATAAGGAAGATAAAGTGGAGGAGAAGAAAGAAAGCTTAGATATAATGCAAGTGGACGATAAAGGTGATAAGTCGGAGCAGGTGATGGAAGTAGATGGTGCTGCTAGTCAATAA
- the LOC118264804 gene encoding BAG domain-containing protein Samui isoform X4, whose product MKRNRGFPFDEEEGSGAWSELASRHPDIAARLRQRPATWARKRRPSSQDATDDFGDSFGGFDRFPFDDIPPEFREHFPSHWNRRFGPRDEHPPPQQTQQHAPQSPPAQQQTAATQTEQEPQPGPSEPESQTHLPQYGLRNTVDLGQKSPADPSLVDADDRNQRSMSAPPDSSAPPNQSFKMSGQNHQEQHAPQHGEQHSNVRHIPIFVEGRDEPVINKSVDHGTHFGDSKPAYVPPPPQPHIDREQYFADDGSVPYHHPPNFTRAFGTPFNKGFRQGPQPFTQQKVYPQAAYTRGASPQRSQSPKPQAHPHPHEEHFVKVPVHHEQTAPKTETPSRPQQRQAPAPQQKQPSPQPAPQREQTPPQPKPQPTANDPITQILRIQTDVLNLMTEVENFGGTKNDKKYLFLDEMLTRNLIKLDTIETEGKENIRQARKEAIKCIQKCIAVLEAKAESNAGVKNEPQPSDVEMKEENTEAQQAAEQVTENGEVEMKEATKEEGQQQAQTEQPAQVAPAAQEAQAEKPQEVPAEAKAQDEQPQAAPADNKEATQTVAADTRPDDTPTEKTDETKTEQAEGPKKEGKVVKKRNKSKENKKDNKQEDSNKEDKVEEKKESLDIMQVDDKGDKSEQVMEVDGAASQ is encoded by the exons CGTGGTTTCCCGTTTGACGAGGAGGAAGGGTCGGGCGCGTGGAGCGAGCTTGCGTCGCGGCATCCCGACATAGCGGCGCGACTGCGGCAGCGTCCCGCCACCTGGGCCAGAAAGAGGCGGCCTTCGAGCCAGGACGCTACAGACG ATTTCGGCGACAGTTTTGGTGGCTTCGACAGATTTCCCTTTGACGACATCCCGCCAGAGTTCAGAGAACATTTTCCCTCACATTGGAATCGCAGATTTGGTCCTCGTGACGAGCACCCGCCGCCGCAACAGACACAGCAACACGCGCCACAATCTCCACCGGCGCAGCAACAGACTGCAGCCACACAGACTGAACAGGAACCTCAACCAGGACCTTCAGAACCTGAATCACAGACGCACCTCCCACAATACGGATTAAGGAACACAGTTGACCTCGGTCAGAAGAGCCCCGCCGACCCTAGCTTGGTCGATGCGGACGACAGAAACCAGAGGTCTATGTCAGCGCCTCCAGACAGTAGCGCACCTCCTAACCAAAGCTTCAAAATGAGTGGACAGAACCACCAGGAACAACACGCGCCACAGCACGGAGAGCAACACTCTAATGTGCGACACATACCCATCTTTGTGGAGGGCAGGGACGAGCCCGTGATCAACAAATCGGTCGATCACGGCACACACTTCGGAGATAGCAAGCCCGCATACGTGCCGCCGCCACCGCAGCCACACATTGACAGAGAACAGTATTTCGCTGATGATGGTTCAGTTCCCTACCATCATCCACCTAACTTCACGAGGGCTTTTGGAACGCCTTTCAACAAAGGATTTAGGCAGGGACCGCAACCATTCACACAGCAAAAAGTGTACCCGCAAGCCGCGTATACCCGCGGTGCGTCCCCTCAGCGTTCTCAATCACCAAAACCCCAAGCACACCCACATCCGCATGAAGAACATTTTGTGAAAGTGCCAGTGCACCATGAACAGACTGCGCCTAAGACTGAAACTCCGTCCAGGCCCCAACAGAGGCAGGCCCCGGCCCCGCAACAGAAGCAACCGTCGCCGCAACCTGCGCCACAGCGCGAGCAAACTCCGCCTCAGCCCAAACCACAACCCACAGCCAATGATCCCATCACACAAATTCTCCGCATACAAACTGATGTACTAAATCTTATGACTGAAGTTGAAAACTTCGGTGGTACCAAAAATGATAAGAAATATTTGTTCCTAGATGAAATGCTTACTAGGAATCTCATTAAATTAGATACTATTGAAACCGAAGGTAAAGAAAATATTCGGCAGGCTAGAAAGGAGGCCATCAAATGTATCCAAAAATGTATAGCTGTATTAGAAGCCAAAGCAGAAAGTAACGCGGGCGTTAAGAATGAACCTCAGCCTTCAGATGTAGAAATGAAGGAAGAGAACACAGAAGCACAACAGGCAGCTGAACAGGTGACAGAAAACGGCGAGGTTGAAATGAAGGAAGCCACCAAAGAAGAAGGCCAACAACAGGCACAAACTGAGCAGCCTGCACAAGTAGCCCCCGCGGCACAGGAAGCTCAGGCTGAGAAACCGCAGGAGGTACCTGCAGAGGCAAAGGCCCAAGACGAGCAACCTCAAGCGGCGCCAGCCGACAATAAAGAGGCCACACAGACAGTAGCTGCCGACACACGACCCGACGACACGCCTACCGAAAAAACAGACGAAACAAAAACTGAACAAGCAGAAGGTCCCAAAAAGGAGGGCAAAGTTGTAAAGAAACGGAATAAgagtaaagaaaataagaaagatAATAAGCAAGAAGATAGTAATAAGGAAGATAAAGTGGAGGAGAAGAAAGAAAGCTTAGATATAATGCAAGTGGACGATAAAGGTGATAAGTCGGAGCAGGTGATGGAAGTAGATGGTGCTGCTAGTCAATAA
- the LOC118264804 gene encoding BAG domain-containing protein Samui isoform X3, with the protein MPLRGGSFRGFPFDEEEGSGAWSELASRHPDIAARLRQRPATWARKRRPSSQDATDDFGDSFGGFDRFPFDDIPPEFREHFPSHWNRRFGPRDEHPPPQQTQQHAPQSPPAQQQTAATQTEQEPQPGPSEPESQTHLPQYGLRNTVDLGQKSPADPSLVDADDRNQRSMSAPPDSSAPPNQSFKMSGQNHQEQHAPQHGEQHSNVRHIPIFVEGRDEPVINKSVDHGTHFGDSKPAYVPPPPQPHIDREQYFADDGSVPYHHPPNFTRAFGTPFNKGFRQGPQPFTQQKVYPQAAYTRGASPQRSQSPKPQAHPHPHEEHFVKVPVHHEQTAPKTETPSRPQQRQAPAPQQKQPSPQPAPQREQTPPQPKPQPTANDPITQILRIQTDVLNLMTEVENFGGTKNDKKYLFLDEMLTRNLIKLDTIETEGKENIRQARKEAIKCIQKCIAVLEAKAESNAGVKNEPQPSDVEMKEENTEAQQAAEQVTENGEVEMKEATKEEGQQQAQTEQPAQVAPAAQEAQAEKPQEVPAEAKAQDEQPQAAPADNKEATQTVAADTRPDDTPTEKTDETKTEQAEGPKKEGKVVKKRNKSKENKKDNKQEDSNKEDKVEEKKESLDIMQVDDKGDKSEQVMEVDGAASQ; encoded by the exons CGTGGTTTCCCGTTTGACGAGGAGGAAGGGTCGGGCGCGTGGAGCGAGCTTGCGTCGCGGCATCCCGACATAGCGGCGCGACTGCGGCAGCGTCCCGCCACCTGGGCCAGAAAGAGGCGGCCTTCGAGCCAGGACGCTACAGACG ATTTCGGCGACAGTTTTGGTGGCTTCGACAGATTTCCCTTTGACGACATCCCGCCAGAGTTCAGAGAACATTTTCCCTCACATTGGAATCGCAGATTTGGTCCTCGTGACGAGCACCCGCCGCCGCAACAGACACAGCAACACGCGCCACAATCTCCACCGGCGCAGCAACAGACTGCAGCCACACAGACTGAACAGGAACCTCAACCAGGACCTTCAGAACCTGAATCACAGACGCACCTCCCACAATACGGATTAAGGAACACAGTTGACCTCGGTCAGAAGAGCCCCGCCGACCCTAGCTTGGTCGATGCGGACGACAGAAACCAGAGGTCTATGTCAGCGCCTCCAGACAGTAGCGCACCTCCTAACCAAAGCTTCAAAATGAGTGGACAGAACCACCAGGAACAACACGCGCCACAGCACGGAGAGCAACACTCTAATGTGCGACACATACCCATCTTTGTGGAGGGCAGGGACGAGCCCGTGATCAACAAATCGGTCGATCACGGCACACACTTCGGAGATAGCAAGCCCGCATACGTGCCGCCGCCACCGCAGCCACACATTGACAGAGAACAGTATTTCGCTGATGATGGTTCAGTTCCCTACCATCATCCACCTAACTTCACGAGGGCTTTTGGAACGCCTTTCAACAAAGGATTTAGGCAGGGACCGCAACCATTCACACAGCAAAAAGTGTACCCGCAAGCCGCGTATACCCGCGGTGCGTCCCCTCAGCGTTCTCAATCACCAAAACCCCAAGCACACCCACATCCGCATGAAGAACATTTTGTGAAAGTGCCAGTGCACCATGAACAGACTGCGCCTAAGACTGAAACTCCGTCCAGGCCCCAACAGAGGCAGGCCCCGGCCCCGCAACAGAAGCAACCGTCGCCGCAACCTGCGCCACAGCGCGAGCAAACTCCGCCTCAGCCCAAACCACAACCCACAGCCAATGATCCCATCACACAAATTCTCCGCATACAAACTGATGTACTAAATCTTATGACTGAAGTTGAAAACTTCGGTGGTACCAAAAATGATAAGAAATATTTGTTCCTAGATGAAATGCTTACTAGGAATCTCATTAAATTAGATACTATTGAAACCGAAGGTAAAGAAAATATTCGGCAGGCTAGAAAGGAGGCCATCAAATGTATCCAAAAATGTATAGCTGTATTAGAAGCCAAAGCAGAAAGTAACGCGGGCGTTAAGAATGAACCTCAGCCTTCAGATGTAGAAATGAAGGAAGAGAACACAGAAGCACAACAGGCAGCTGAACAGGTGACAGAAAACGGCGAGGTTGAAATGAAGGAAGCCACCAAAGAAGAAGGCCAACAACAGGCACAAACTGAGCAGCCTGCACAAGTAGCCCCCGCGGCACAGGAAGCTCAGGCTGAGAAACCGCAGGAGGTACCTGCAGAGGCAAAGGCCCAAGACGAGCAACCTCAAGCGGCGCCAGCCGACAATAAAGAGGCCACACAGACAGTAGCTGCCGACACACGACCCGACGACACGCCTACCGAAAAAACAGACGAAACAAAAACTGAACAAGCAGAAGGTCCCAAAAAGGAGGGCAAAGTTGTAAAGAAACGGAATAAgagtaaagaaaataagaaagatAATAAGCAAGAAGATAGTAATAAGGAAGATAAAGTGGAGGAGAAGAAAGAAAGCTTAGATATAATGCAAGTGGACGATAAAGGTGATAAGTCGGAGCAGGTGATGGAAGTAGATGGTGCTGCTAGTCAATAA